The segment TCTTATCAAATTCCTTCGTAATGCTCGTATTGACGGGACGAAATCCGACTTTTGCAAATTCCCGTTGAGCTTCTGGGGTGTAAAGGAACTGAACAAATGCTTCTGCAACTTCCCGCGTCTTGCGTTTATTGACGACTTTATCCACGACTGCGATCGGGTTATCGATCGAGATATTATTCTGCGGGATCACGGTAAAGAACCCTGTTTCACCCTTTTGTGACGCTAAGATGACCTCGTTTTCGTAGTTAATCAGCACATCGCCCTGATTCTTCTTGAAGAAAATGTCACTCAGCTCCCGCGCATCTTTAGCAAGCACAGGAGCATTCTTAAACACTTGCGTCACATAGTCTTGAGCTTTCGCATCATCGCCACCTGTCTTACTGACTGCACCCCATAATGCCAGAAAGTTCCAACGGGCAACCCCAGAGGTTTTCGGGTTTGCTGTGACAACGCTAATTCCTGGCTTCGCTAGATCCGACCATCCTCGGACATTTTTAGGATTACCGGGACGGGTCACGAGTGCCACAACCGAACGACTCACCACTGCATCATTTGGAGCTTCTTTCTCCCAACCTGGATCAATCAATCCAGCTTTTTGAATGCGATCGACATCGAATCCAAGTGCAAGATGCACAATATCTGCTTCTAGTCCATCGATCACGGCTCTAGTCTGAGTGCCTGAACCGGCATAGCTTTCGACAAACTTAACCTCTTGGTTCCGTTCGCGCTTCCATTTCTGCTGAAACAATGGGATGACTTTTGAGTAAGCTTCTTTCGTCACCGCAAAGGATACTAGAGTAAGCTCAACAGTCTGCGGGTTTTGGCTGATCAACTGCTGCTTTGGCACAGGCGGCTGATCAGCAGTCTTGCCTTTATTCCGTAAAGTGTCGATCGCAGCAGAAGCAGGGATCGACAAACTGAAAGTGACTCCAGTAGCTACTAGAAGACTAGGAACTTTTAGGCTAGAAACTTGATGCTGAACCTTATCGAGCAGCGATTGGGCAAAAGAACGATTTTTCATAGATTGAGAATACTTTTAGAATAATCTACGATTGATTGATCGGCATTTAGTAGATTAGTTTGTATCAAGAGAATCTCACAAGTCGCATGAGAAAACAAGACCTGAAAAAATATTTTTTAGATGCGATTTGCCAATTTTTGAATGACTAGCAATTCATGCAATTTAAAGTATCGATACGAGTTCAATTGAGAAACAGTAATTTCTTACTCGCCTATAAGAGATTAGATATGGGGACTCATATTAAGAGGATGTTTGAAACGTATCGCTCATCGCATTCACCCGCCCCCGGAATTCCATTCCAGAGCGAGATAGAACGGAGTGAGGAAATTGTTGGTACGTTTCAAGGCTCCAAATAAATGACGAGATAAGTAACGAGCTTTACTTTTCATTGCTCCTAGGAGTATGACATACTTGGCAAATAATACGGTATTCCGACCGACTTAGTGTTATTTGTGATTCTCCATGATAATTGACGCTCAAGGACTTGCGGTGACAAGCACCCGACCTGATTTTTCTGTTCAACTCAGGACTGAACTCGATCGATTTATTGACCAAGCTCTTTACTACGGCAATCAAGCCGAAACAGCGATTCTGCAAGTGCTGGCACTCGATCCAACCTGCGCGATCGCTCAAGCATACGCTGCCGCTTACTACCTATCCCAGGAAACCGCGATCGCG is part of the Leptolyngbya boryana PCC 6306 genome and harbors:
- a CDS encoding sulfate ABC transporter substrate-binding protein; translation: MKNRSFAQSLLDKVQHQVSSLKVPSLLVATGVTFSLSIPASAAIDTLRNKGKTADQPPVPKQQLISQNPQTVELTLVSFAVTKEAYSKVIPLFQQKWKRERNQEVKFVESYAGSGTQTRAVIDGLEADIVHLALGFDVDRIQKAGLIDPGWEKEAPNDAVVSRSVVALVTRPGNPKNVRGWSDLAKPGISVVTANPKTSGVARWNFLALWGAVSKTGGDDAKAQDYVTQVFKNAPVLAKDARELSDIFFKKNQGDVLINYENEVILASQKGETGFFTVIPQNNISIDNPIAVVDKVVNKRKTREVAEAFVQFLYTPEAQREFAKVGFRPVNTSITKEFDKKFPKVNKLYTIKDFGGWAEAQKRFFDDGAVFDRIQASR